In Manis pentadactyla isolate mManPen7 chromosome 11, mManPen7.hap1, whole genome shotgun sequence, one DNA window encodes the following:
- the SEMA7A gene encoding semaphorin-7A has protein sequence MTPPPPGCAALGAWRARVPGPLARSALLLLLLLRLWTAAASQGHPGNGPRISAVWKGRTGQDRVDFGLAEPHTVLFHEPGSSSVWVGGRGKVYLIDFPEGKNASLRTVSIGSPKESCRDKRDCENYVTLLERQGEGLLVCGTNARFPSCWRLVNGTVESLGEKRGYAPFSPDENSLVLFDGEEVYSTIRKQEFNGKIPRFRRIQGEVELYTSDTVMQNPQFIKATIVHQDQAYDDKIYYFFREDNPDKNPEAPLNVSRVAQLCRGDQGGESSLSASKWNTFLKAMLVCSDSATNKNFNRLQDVFLLPDPNGQWRDTRVYGVFSNPWNYSAICVYSLGDIDRVFRTSSLKGYHTGLPSPRPGKCLPDQQPIPTETFQVADSHPEVAQRVEPTGPLKTPLFHSKYHYQKVVVHRMQASHGETFHVLYLTTDRGTIHKVVEPGEREHNRVFNIMEIQPFRRAAAIQAMLLDADRRKLYVNSQWEVSQVPLDLCEAYGGGCHGCLMARDPYCGWDQGHCSSIYRSQGPLLQSVNPDEPHKECPDPKPDEAPLQKVSLAQNSRYYLSCPMESRHATYSWRHGKNVEQSCEPGHQSPNCILFIESLTARQYGHYHCEAQEGSYLREAQHWELLPDTGATAEHLLGHTCALAASLWLGVLPTLALGLLVH, from the exons GCCGTACAGGGCAGGACCGGGTGGACTTTGGCCTGGCCGAGCCGCACACGGTGCTTTTCCACGAGCCGGGCAGCTCCTCCGTGTGGGTGGGTGGACGAGGCAAGGTCTATCTCATCGACTTCCCCGAGGGCAAGAACGCCTCCCTGCGCACG gtgAGCATTGGCTCCCCGAAGGAGTCCTGCCGGGACAAGCGg GACTGTGAGAATTACGTCACGCTCCTAGAGAGGCAGGGTGAGGGGCTGCTGGTCTGTGGCACCAATGCCCGGTTCCCCAGCTGCTGGAGACTG GTGAATGGCACTGTGGAGTCACTTGGTGAGAAGAGAGGCTATGCCCCCTTCAGCCCGGATGAGAACTCCCTGGTTCTGTTTGATG GGGAGGAGGTGTACTCCACAATCCGGAAGCAGGAATTCAACGGGAAGATCCCTCGGTTCCGCCGCATCCAGGGCGAGGTTGAGCTGTACACCAGTGATACTGTCATGCAGA ATCCACAGTTCATCAAGGCCACCATTGTGCACCAAGACCAGGCCTATGATGACAAGATCTACTACTTCTTCCGAGAGGACAACCCTGACAAGAATCCCGAGGCCCCTCTCAATGTGTCTCGTGTGGCCCAGCTGTGCAGG GGGGACCAAGGAGGCGAGAGTTCTCTGTCGGCCTCCAAGTGGAACACCTTCCTGAAAGCCATGCTGGTGTGCAGTGACAGTGCCACTAACAAGAACTTCAACAGGCTGCAGGATGTCTTCCTGCTCCCCGACCCTAATGGCCAGTGGAGGGACACTAGAGTCTACGGTGTTTTCTCCAATCCCTG GAACTACTCGGCCATCTGCGTGTATTCCCTTGGAGACATTGACAGGGTCTTCCGCACGTCATCACTCAAGGGCTATCACACAGGCCTTCCCAGCCCTCGTCCTGGCAAG TGCCTCCCGGACCAGCAGCCAATCCCCACAGAGACCTTCCAGGTGGCTGATAGTCATCCTGAGGTAGCACAGAGGGTAGAGCCCACGGGGCCTCTGAAGACGCCACTCTTCCACTCTAAGTACCACTACCAGAAAGTGGTTGTCCACCGCATGCAAGCCAGCCACGGGGAGACCTTCCATGTGCTTTACCTAACCACAG ACAGGGGCACCATCCACAAGGTGGTGGAACCCGGGGAGCGGGAACACAACCGCGTCTTCAACATCATGGAGATCCAGCCCTTCCGCCGGGCGGCCGCCATCCAGGCGATGTTGCTGGATGCTGACCGG CGGAAGCTGTATGTGAACTCCCAGTGGGAGGTGAGCCAGGTGCCCCTGGACTTGTGTGAGGCCTATGGTGGGGGCTGCCATGGCTGCCTCATGGCTAGAGACCCCTACTGCGGCTGGGACCAGGGCCACTGTTCGTCCATCTACCGCTCCCAAGG GCCGCTGCTCCAGTCTGTTAATCCAGATGAGCCACACAAAGAGTGCCCCGACCCAAAGCCAG ATGAGGCCCCGCTGCAGAAGGTTTCCCTAGCCCAGAACTCTCGCTACTACCTGAGCTGCCCCATGGAATCCCGCCACGCCACCTACTCGTGGCGCCATGGAAAGAACGTGGAGCAGAGCTGTGAGCCCGGCCACCAGAGCCCCAACTGCATCCTGTTCATTGAGAGCCTCACAGCCCGCCAGTATGGCCACTACCACTGCGAGGCCCAGGAGGGCTCCTACCTGCGGGAGGCTCAGCACTGGGAGCTGCTGCCGGACACTGGTGCCACGGCTGAGCACCTGCTGGGCCACACCTGTGCCCTGGCTGCCTCTCTCTGGCTGGGCGTCCTGCCCACGCTCGCTCTCGGCCTGCTGGTCCACTAG